The Rhinopithecus roxellana isolate Shanxi Qingling chromosome 13, ASM756505v1, whole genome shotgun sequence genome contains a region encoding:
- the CTSA gene encoding lysosomal protective protein isoform X1, with product MTSRPRAPPGEQGHGGAEMIRAAPPPLFLLLLLVSWAPRGEAAPDQDEIQRLPGLAKQPSFRQYSGYLKGSGSKHLHYWFVESQKDPENSPVVLWLNGGPGCSSLDGLLTEHGPFLVQPDGVTLEYNPYSWNLIANVLYLESPAGVGFSYSDDKFYATNDTEVAQSNFEALQDFFHLFPEYKNNKLFLTGESYAGIYIPTLAVLVMQDPSMNLQGLAVGNGLSSYEQNDNSLVYFAYYHGLLGNRLWSSLQTHCCSQNKCNFYDNKDPECVTNLQEVARIVGNSGLNIYNLYAPCAGGVPSHFRYEKDTVVVQDLGNIFTRLPLKRTWHQALLRSGDKVRMDPPCTNTTAASTYLNNPYVRKALHIPEQLPQWDMCNFLVNLQYRRLYRSMNSQYLKLLSSQKYQILLYNGDVDMACNFMGDEWFVDSLNQKMEVQRRPWLVKYGDSGEQIAGFVKEFSHIAFLTIKGAGHMVPTDKPLAAFTMFSRFLNKQPY from the exons ATGACTTCCAGACCCCGGGCGCCTCCTGGAGAGCAAGGACACGGGGGAGCAGAG ATGATCCGAGCCGCGCCACCGCCGctgttcctgctgctgctgctagtgTCCTGGGCGCCCCGAGGCGAGGCAGCCCCCGACCAGGACGAGATCCAGCGCCTCCCCGGACTGGCCAAGCAGCCGTCCTTCCGCCAGTACTCCGGCTACCTCAAAGGCTCCGGCTCCAAGCACCTCCACTACTG GTTTGTGGAGTCCCAGAAGGATCCCGAGAACAGCCCTGTGGTGCTTTGGCTCAATGGGGGTCCCGGCTGCAGCTCCCTAGATGGGCTCCTCACAGAGCATGGCCCCTTCCTG GTCCAGCCAGATGGTGTCACCCTGGAGTACAACCCTTATTCTTGGAATCTG ATTGCCAATGTGTTATACCTGGAGTCCCCAGCTGGGGTGGGCTTCTCCTACTCTGATGACAAGTTTTATGCAACTAATGACACTGAG GTCGCCCAGAGCAATTTTGAGGCCCTTCAAGATTTCTTCCACCTCTTTCCGGAGTACAAGAACAACAAACTTTTCCTGACCGGAGAGAGCTATGCTGGCATCTACATCCCCACCCTGGCTGTGCTGGTCATGCAGGACCCCAGCATGAACCTTCAG GGGCTGGCTGTGGGCAATGGACTCTCCTCCTATGAGCAGAATGACAACTCCCTGGTCTACTTTGCCTACTACCATGGCCTTCTGGGGAACAG GCTTTGGTCTTCTCTCCAGACCCACTGCTGCTCTCAAAACAAGTGTAACTTCTATGACAACAAAGACCCGGAATGTGTGACCAAT CTTCAGGAAGTGGCCCGCATCGTGGGCAACTCTGGCCTCAACATCTACAACCTCTATGCCCCTTGTGCTGGAGGGGTGCCCAGCCATTTTAG GTATGAGAAGGACACTGTTGTGGTCCAGGATTTGGGCAACATCTTCACTCGCCTGCCACTCAAGCGGACGTGGCATCAG GCATTGCTGCGCTCAGGGGATAAAGTGCGCATGGACCCCCCCTGCACCAACACGACAGCTGCTTCCACCTACCTCAACAACCCGTATGTGCGGAAGGCCCTCCACATCCCGGAACAGCTGCCACAATGGGACATGTGCAA CTTTCTGGTAAACTTACAGTACCGCCGTCTCTACCGAAGCATGAACTCCCAGTATCTGAAGCTGCTTAGCTCACAG AAATACCAGATCCTGTTATATAATGGAGATGTAGACATGGCCTGCAATTTCATGGGGGATGAGTGGTTTGTGGATTCCCTCAACCAGAAG ATGGAGGTGCAGCGCCGGCCCTGGTTAGTGAAGTATGGGGACAGTGGGGAACAGATTGCCGGCTTCGTGAAGGAGTTCTCCCACATCGCCTTTCTCACGATCAAG GGCGCCGGCCACATGGTTCCCACCGACAAGCCCCTCGCTGCCTTCACCATGTTCTCCCGCTTCCTGAACAAGCAGCCATACTGA
- the CTSA gene encoding lysosomal protective protein isoform X2: MIRAAPPPLFLLLLLVSWAPRGEAAPDQDEIQRLPGLAKQPSFRQYSGYLKGSGSKHLHYWFVESQKDPENSPVVLWLNGGPGCSSLDGLLTEHGPFLVQPDGVTLEYNPYSWNLIANVLYLESPAGVGFSYSDDKFYATNDTEVAQSNFEALQDFFHLFPEYKNNKLFLTGESYAGIYIPTLAVLVMQDPSMNLQGLAVGNGLSSYEQNDNSLVYFAYYHGLLGNRLWSSLQTHCCSQNKCNFYDNKDPECVTNLQEVARIVGNSGLNIYNLYAPCAGGVPSHFRYEKDTVVVQDLGNIFTRLPLKRTWHQALLRSGDKVRMDPPCTNTTAASTYLNNPYVRKALHIPEQLPQWDMCNFLVNLQYRRLYRSMNSQYLKLLSSQKYQILLYNGDVDMACNFMGDEWFVDSLNQKMEVQRRPWLVKYGDSGEQIAGFVKEFSHIAFLTIKGAGHMVPTDKPLAAFTMFSRFLNKQPY, encoded by the exons ATGATCCGAGCCGCGCCACCGCCGctgttcctgctgctgctgctagtgTCCTGGGCGCCCCGAGGCGAGGCAGCCCCCGACCAGGACGAGATCCAGCGCCTCCCCGGACTGGCCAAGCAGCCGTCCTTCCGCCAGTACTCCGGCTACCTCAAAGGCTCCGGCTCCAAGCACCTCCACTACTG GTTTGTGGAGTCCCAGAAGGATCCCGAGAACAGCCCTGTGGTGCTTTGGCTCAATGGGGGTCCCGGCTGCAGCTCCCTAGATGGGCTCCTCACAGAGCATGGCCCCTTCCTG GTCCAGCCAGATGGTGTCACCCTGGAGTACAACCCTTATTCTTGGAATCTG ATTGCCAATGTGTTATACCTGGAGTCCCCAGCTGGGGTGGGCTTCTCCTACTCTGATGACAAGTTTTATGCAACTAATGACACTGAG GTCGCCCAGAGCAATTTTGAGGCCCTTCAAGATTTCTTCCACCTCTTTCCGGAGTACAAGAACAACAAACTTTTCCTGACCGGAGAGAGCTATGCTGGCATCTACATCCCCACCCTGGCTGTGCTGGTCATGCAGGACCCCAGCATGAACCTTCAG GGGCTGGCTGTGGGCAATGGACTCTCCTCCTATGAGCAGAATGACAACTCCCTGGTCTACTTTGCCTACTACCATGGCCTTCTGGGGAACAG GCTTTGGTCTTCTCTCCAGACCCACTGCTGCTCTCAAAACAAGTGTAACTTCTATGACAACAAAGACCCGGAATGTGTGACCAAT CTTCAGGAAGTGGCCCGCATCGTGGGCAACTCTGGCCTCAACATCTACAACCTCTATGCCCCTTGTGCTGGAGGGGTGCCCAGCCATTTTAG GTATGAGAAGGACACTGTTGTGGTCCAGGATTTGGGCAACATCTTCACTCGCCTGCCACTCAAGCGGACGTGGCATCAG GCATTGCTGCGCTCAGGGGATAAAGTGCGCATGGACCCCCCCTGCACCAACACGACAGCTGCTTCCACCTACCTCAACAACCCGTATGTGCGGAAGGCCCTCCACATCCCGGAACAGCTGCCACAATGGGACATGTGCAA CTTTCTGGTAAACTTACAGTACCGCCGTCTCTACCGAAGCATGAACTCCCAGTATCTGAAGCTGCTTAGCTCACAG AAATACCAGATCCTGTTATATAATGGAGATGTAGACATGGCCTGCAATTTCATGGGGGATGAGTGGTTTGTGGATTCCCTCAACCAGAAG ATGGAGGTGCAGCGCCGGCCCTGGTTAGTGAAGTATGGGGACAGTGGGGAACAGATTGCCGGCTTCGTGAAGGAGTTCTCCCACATCGCCTTTCTCACGATCAAG GGCGCCGGCCACATGGTTCCCACCGACAAGCCCCTCGCTGCCTTCACCATGTTCTCCCGCTTCCTGAACAAGCAGCCATACTGA
- the PLTP gene encoding phospholipid transfer protein isoform X1 gives MALFGALFLALLAGAHAEFPGCKIRVTSKALELVKQEGLRFLEQELETITIPDLRGKEGHFYYNISEVKVTELQLTSSELDFQPQQELMLQITNASLGLRFRRQLLYWFFYDGGYINASAEGVSIRTGLELSRDPAGRMKVSNVSCQASVSRMHAAFGGTFKKVYDFLSTFITSGMRFLLNQQICPVLYHAGMVLLNALLDTMPVRSSVDELVGIDYSLMKDPVASTSNLDMDFRGAFFPLTERNWSLPNRAVEPQLQEEERMVYVAFSEFFFDSAMESYFRAGALQLSLVGDKVPHDLDMLLRATYFGSIVLLSPAVIDSPLKLELRVLAPPRCTIKPSGTTISVTASVTIALVPPDKPEVQLSSMTMDARLSAKMALRGKALRTQLDLRRFRIYSNHSALESLALIPLQAPLKTMLQIGVMPMLNERTWRGVQIPLPEGINFVREVVTNHAGFLTIGADLHFAKGLREVIEKNRPADVGVSTAPPPSTAAV, from the exons ATGGCCCTCTTCGGGGCCCTTTTCCTGGCGCTGCTGGCAGGCGCTCACGCAGAGTTCCCAGGCTGCAAGATCCGCGTCACCTCCAAGGCGCTGGAGCTGG TGAAGCAGGAAGGGCTGCGCTTTCTGGAACAAGAGCTGGAGACCATCACCATTCCGGACCTGCGGGGCAAAGAAGGCCACTTCTACTACAACATCTCCGA GGTGAAGGTCACAGAGCTGCAGCTGACGTCTTCCGAGCTCGATTTCCAGCCACAGCAGGAGCTGATGCTACAAATCACCAATGCCTCCTTGGGGCTGCGCTTCCGGAGACAGCTGCTCTACTGGTTCTT CTATGATGGTGGCTACATCAACGCCTCAGCTGAGGGTGTGTCCATCCGCACCGGTCTGGAGCTCTCCCGGGATCCTGCTGGACGGATGAAAGTGTCCAATGTCTCCTGCCAGGCCTCTGTCTCCAGAATGCACGCGGCCTTCGGGGGAACCTTCAA GAAGGTGTATGATTTTCTCTCCACGTTCATCACCTCAGGGATGCGCTTCCTCCTCAACCAGCAG ATCTGCCCTGTACTCTACCACGCAGGGATGGTCCTGCTCAACGCCCTCCTGGACACCATGCCTG TGCGCAGTTCTGTGGACGAGCTTGTTGGCATTGATTATTCCCTCATGAAGGATCCTGTAGCTTCCACCAGCAACCTGGACATGGACTTCCGG GGGGCCTTCTTCCCCCTGACCGAGAGGAACTGGAGCCTCCCCAACCGGGCGGTGGAGCCCCAGCTGCAGGAGGAGGAGCGGATGGTGTATGTGGCCTTCTCTGAGTTCTTCTTCGACTCTGCCATGGAGAGCTACTTCCGGGCGGGGGCCCTGCAACTGTCGCTGGTGGGGGACAAG GTGCCCCATGACCTGGACATGCTACTGAGGGCCACCTACTTTGGGAGCATTGTCCTGCTG AGCCCAGCAGTGATTGACTCCCCACTGAAGCTGGAGCTGCGGGTCCTGGCCCCACCACGCTGCACCATCAAGCCCTCTGGCACCACCATCTCTGTCACTGCTAGCGTCACCATCGCCCTGGTCCCACCCGACAAGCCTGAGGTCCAGCTGTCCAGCATGACTATG GATGCCCGTCTCAGCGCCAAGATGGCTCTCCGGGGGAAGGCCCTGCGCACGCAGCTGGACCTGCGCAG GTTCCGAATCTATTCCAACCATTCTGCACTGGAGTCGCTGGCT CTGATCCCCTTACAGGCCCCTCTGAAGACCATGCTGCAGATCGGGGTGATGCCCATGCTCAATG AGCGGACCTGGCGTGGAGTGCAGATCCCACTACCTGAGGGCATCAACTTTGTGCGTGAAGTGGTGACGAACCATGCG GGCTTCCTCACCATCGGGGCTGATCTCCACTTTGCCAAAGGGCTGCGAGAGGTGATTGAGAAGAACCGGCCTGCCGACGTCGGGGTGTCCACTGCCCCCCCACCCTCCACAGCAGCTGTGTGA
- the PLTP gene encoding phospholipid transfer protein isoform X2 gives MLQITNASLGLRFRRQLLYWFFYDGGYINASAEGVSIRTGLELSRDPAGRMKVSNVSCQASVSRMHAAFGGTFKKVYDFLSTFITSGMRFLLNQQICPVLYHAGMVLLNALLDTMPVRSSVDELVGIDYSLMKDPVASTSNLDMDFRGAFFPLTERNWSLPNRAVEPQLQEEERMVYVAFSEFFFDSAMESYFRAGALQLSLVGDKVPHDLDMLLRATYFGSIVLLSPAVIDSPLKLELRVLAPPRCTIKPSGTTISVTASVTIALVPPDKPEVQLSSMTMDARLSAKMALRGKALRTQLDLRRFRIYSNHSALESLALIPLQAPLKTMLQIGVMPMLNERTWRGVQIPLPEGINFVREVVTNHAGFLTIGADLHFAKGLREVIEKNRPADVGVSTAPPPSTAAV, from the exons ATGCTACAAATCACCAATGCCTCCTTGGGGCTGCGCTTCCGGAGACAGCTGCTCTACTGGTTCTT CTATGATGGTGGCTACATCAACGCCTCAGCTGAGGGTGTGTCCATCCGCACCGGTCTGGAGCTCTCCCGGGATCCTGCTGGACGGATGAAAGTGTCCAATGTCTCCTGCCAGGCCTCTGTCTCCAGAATGCACGCGGCCTTCGGGGGAACCTTCAA GAAGGTGTATGATTTTCTCTCCACGTTCATCACCTCAGGGATGCGCTTCCTCCTCAACCAGCAG ATCTGCCCTGTACTCTACCACGCAGGGATGGTCCTGCTCAACGCCCTCCTGGACACCATGCCTG TGCGCAGTTCTGTGGACGAGCTTGTTGGCATTGATTATTCCCTCATGAAGGATCCTGTAGCTTCCACCAGCAACCTGGACATGGACTTCCGG GGGGCCTTCTTCCCCCTGACCGAGAGGAACTGGAGCCTCCCCAACCGGGCGGTGGAGCCCCAGCTGCAGGAGGAGGAGCGGATGGTGTATGTGGCCTTCTCTGAGTTCTTCTTCGACTCTGCCATGGAGAGCTACTTCCGGGCGGGGGCCCTGCAACTGTCGCTGGTGGGGGACAAG GTGCCCCATGACCTGGACATGCTACTGAGGGCCACCTACTTTGGGAGCATTGTCCTGCTG AGCCCAGCAGTGATTGACTCCCCACTGAAGCTGGAGCTGCGGGTCCTGGCCCCACCACGCTGCACCATCAAGCCCTCTGGCACCACCATCTCTGTCACTGCTAGCGTCACCATCGCCCTGGTCCCACCCGACAAGCCTGAGGTCCAGCTGTCCAGCATGACTATG GATGCCCGTCTCAGCGCCAAGATGGCTCTCCGGGGGAAGGCCCTGCGCACGCAGCTGGACCTGCGCAG GTTCCGAATCTATTCCAACCATTCTGCACTGGAGTCGCTGGCT CTGATCCCCTTACAGGCCCCTCTGAAGACCATGCTGCAGATCGGGGTGATGCCCATGCTCAATG AGCGGACCTGGCGTGGAGTGCAGATCCCACTACCTGAGGGCATCAACTTTGTGCGTGAAGTGGTGACGAACCATGCG GGCTTCCTCACCATCGGGGCTGATCTCCACTTTGCCAAAGGGCTGCGAGAGGTGATTGAGAAGAACCGGCCTGCCGACGTCGGGGTGTCCACTGCCCCCCCACCCTCCACAGCAGCTGTGTGA